In Natrinema amylolyticum, the DNA window CGCGTGGGTGATGTCGTGGACGATCCGGTTGAGCCGGTTGAGCGCCTCGAGGTGTTCGCGCTGCTGGCGGCGCTCTCGCTCCTGTCTGGCGCGTTCGATCGCGTGGTGGATCGTCCGCACCAGCAGTTCGCTCGTCACTTCGTCTTTGACGAGGAAGTCCTGAGCCCCGCGTTGGATCGCCTCGACGCCGACCTGCTGGTCGCGGACGCCCGTCAGGACGACGATCGGCGTCTCGCCGGTCTCCTCGTGGACCCGATCGAGGGTCGTCAGCCCCTCGCTATCGGGGAGGTTCAGATCGAGCAAGACGATGTCGGTGGACTCGGACTCGGCCGTCTCGAGCCCCTCCTCGAGGCGCGTCGCCCGCGAAATCTCCGGCGTCTGCCCGGTCGATTTGACGGGGCTGACTCGCTGGGCGAGCTCTTCGGTGTCCCGGAGCATCTCCTCGATCAGTCGGGCGTCGCCGGGGTTGTCCTCGATGAGGAGGATGCGAAGCGTGTCGGCGGTCTCGGCGTCCCGCTCGCCCTCGGTCTGGACGTCCGTCTCGCTCATCACTTATCGACCTCCGGCGGGAGCCGCACGACCGAGAACCAGAACTTCTCGAAGGCCCGGACCGTCTCGATGAACTCGTCGGGATCGACCGGCTTCGTGAGGTAGGCGTTGGCGTGGAGCTCGTAGGACTTGACGATGTCTTCCTCCGCCCGCGAACTCGTCAGGACGATCACCGGGATCGATCGCAGCGCCGGATCGTCTTTGAGCTCCTCTAAGACCTCTTCGCCGTCCTTGCCGGGCAGATTGAGGTCTAAGAGGACGAGATCCGGCCGCGGTGCGTCGGCGTACGGGTCGCGCTGTGAGAGGAAGTCGAGCGCCTCGGTCCCGTCGGAGACGACGTGCAAGTCGTTCTCGATCCGCCCCTGTTTGAACGCCTCCTTGGTCAGGCGGACGTCACCGGGGTTGTCCTCGACGAGCAGGATCTGTGCCGGCTCGGCTCGGGGGCTGTCTGGCTTACTCATCGGTCGGGAAATCCGCGTCGGTCGCACCGTCGTCGCCCTCGAGGGGTGTCGCCGTCTCCGGGACGGCCGGCAGTTCGACCGTGAACGTCGATCCCTCGCCGGGGTCGGAGGCGACGGTGATCTCGCCGTCGTGGCGCTCGGTGATGCGTTGACAGAGCGCGAGCCCGATACCGGTTCCGGCGTACTCCTCGTGGCTGTGAAGGCGATCGAACACCTGGAAGATGCGATCCGCATCGCTCGGCTCGATCCCGATCCCCCGATCGCGAACTGAAATCATCCATTTTGCGTCTGTTTTCTCGGCGAATACGGATATACGTGGGGTTCCGTCTCCCGAATAGGTAATCGCGTTATCGAGCAGGTTCTGGAACAGCTGGCGGAGCTGGCCCGGATCGCCGTACACCTGTGGGAGTGAGTCGACCGTAATTTCGGCATCGGTCTCGTCGATCCGCACCTCGAGGTCGGCCAGCACGTCCGCGAGGACGGTCTCGCAGTCGACGGGCCGGAACGAATCGCCCTGCGTATCGACTCGCGAGTACTGGAGCAGACCATCGATCATCTCCTGCATCCGGTCGGCACCGTCGACCGCGAACTCGATGAACTCCTCGGCGTCGTCGTCGAGCGCGTCGGCGTACCGCCGCTCGACGAGCGTGAGATAGCTCGAGATCATTCGTAACGGCTCCTGCAGGTCGTGTGAGGCCGCGTAGGCGAACTGCTCGAGGCGCTGGTTGGACTCCTCGAGGTCGTCGACGAGTGCCTCGAGTTTGCGCTGGGACTCTCGCTGGTCGGTCACGTCCCGACCGATCCCGGTGACGACGGGGTCCCCGTCGGGATTCTCGAGCGTCGACGCGATGAACTCGTAGGGGACTTCGGCTCCGTCTTTCGTCCGTATCGTCGCTTCCACTCGCGTATGGCCCGTTTCGAAGGCGTCCCCGATCGCGGTCGCGACCCTGTTCGCGTCCTCGTCTTCGAAAAACTCCAGTGCGTGCATCGACTCGACCTCGGCGTTCGTATAGCCCGTTACCTCGGTGAGGGTCTTGTTCCACCGTTTGAGGTCCCCCGTCTCGTCGAGCACGTAGAACAAGTCATCGACCGCGTCGAGGACGTCGTCGGTGAACTCCTTGAACCGCTCGAGACGCGCTTCCCGCTCGCGCAGTTGGCGCTGTTTCGCCTTGACCTCGGTCACGTCTTGCACCATGAGCATCCCGGCGAACACGTCGCCTCGGTCGTCTTCGACCGGCAACGTGTGGGCCGTCCACTCGCGGTCGTGCATGGCGAACTCGAACGAGCGATGCTCGCCCGCGAGCGCGGCCCGGAAGTTCGATTCGAACGTCTCGCGCGTCTCGCCCTCGTAGCGCTCTTGGACCGTTTGTCCGACGAACTCCGAGACGGAGAGGTCGATCTCGTCGAGGATCTCGCCGCCGGCGAGCGTGTACTCCATCTCCTCGTCGAACAGCGCGACGAGCCCGTTGGGGAACTGCTCGACCAGCGTCCGGTAGCGCCACTCGCTCTCCTCTAAGTCGCGCTGGCGGGCCCGTCGCTCGAGTTCGTAGCTGACCCACTGGGTCGAGAGTTCGACGAACGACCGCTCTGCCGGAGTGAACGGCTCCGATCGGGACGACTCGTCCTCGAAACAGAGGGTCCCGTAGGGTTCGCCGTCGACGATGATCCGTCCGCCCATATACGAGTCGAGCCCCCACTCATCGTAGGCGTCCTCGCTGACCCCGTGCTCGACCGGTGAGTCGGTAAACGCGAGCAGGTCGTCGGATTCGACGGTCTGCTTGCAGTAAGCGGTCGATAGCGGCATCACTTCTCCCGGCTGGAGCCCGTCGATGCCGCCGGTCGCGTGTGTCACCTCGAAGCGGTCCTCGGCCTCGTCGATCCGGGCCAGAAAGCCGCCCTCGAGCCCGAGCCGCTCGCGGCCGAGCGCGAGCAGGTCGTCGATCTTCTCATCGAAGCTCGGCTCGCTGTCGGCGGTGATCGCGTAGAGCCGCTGTAAGGTCCGGTTCGTCTCCGCCAATTCTCGTTCGGTCTCGTTGCGCTCGGTGACGTCCTGAAAGTAGACCGACAGTCCCGTCTCGGAGGGATAGGCGTGGACCTCGTACCACGCGTCGAGCGGCGGGAAGTACTCCTCGAAACTGGTCGGCTCCTGCGCGTCCATCGCCCGTCGATACTCCGTCTCGAACGTCGACCCCACGGCGGCCGGGAACGCGTCCCAGACGTTCTCACCGAGCAGCCCCTGGCCGTCGGGATCGATCAGTTCTCGCGCTCGCCCGTTGACGTACGTGAAATTCCACTCCGAATCGAGCCCGAAGAAGGCGTCCGTGACGCGGTCGAACGTCGTCTCGAGTTCCGTCTCGAGGCGTTTGCGTTCGGTGACGTCCTCGACGGCGAAGACGGCGCTGGTCACCTCGCCGTTCTTGGTCTCCAGTGGCGAACCGTTGATCGAGAGCCAGACGCGGCTCCCGTCCGGTCGCCGAACGTTCATTTCATGGTCGAAGACGTCCGTCCCGGTATCGATGACTCGCTCGAACGGCAGTTCGTCCGCGGGAATGGGCTCGCCGGTCTCGCCTCTGGCGTCCCAGCAGGGATCGTCGGCGGAGAGCGCGGTGATCTCCGTCCGCGTTCGGCCGAAGATCTCCGCGGCGCGCTCGTTGGCGAACGCGATGCCACCGTCGGCGTCGACGACGGTGATTCCCGTCGGACTCGTTTCGACGATACCGTTCGCGACCGCATCGTTTGCCGGCCCCTGTCGCCGCGCTCGGTAATTCTCGATCGCCGCTGCGAGGAGGGCCGCGACGCTTTCGACGAACTCGATCTCGTGCTCGGCGAACTCCCGGTCGCCCGTCGTTCGGACGCCGAACGCTCCCCAGGGGTCGGCCGGTGAGCCGATACCGACGCCGAGTACGCCGGCATCGTCGTGCTCGGCGAGCGCTGACGCGTTGCGACTCCGCTCGTCGGGGTCACGGGTGACGACGACCGGCGCTGCGGATTCGAGCGCCCGGCCGACCCACGAATCGGTATCGGCGGGGAGCGTCGCCGAACCCGCCGCGTTCCCGTCTCGGCCGACGCCCGCACGTCGCACCGCCGTGTCGCCGTCCGGACGCAGTTCGAGGACCGAGCAGGCGTCGACCTCGAGCACGCTCCGGACGATACCGGCCGCGTCGGTCAGCAGATTGTCGAGATCGCTCGACTCCAGAGCGGTCCGGCCGAGCTCGGCGACGGCTTCCTGACACCGGATCCGAGAGCGAGGAGTATCTGACGAAGAATCGGCGGCAGCCATAGTACGATCCAAAACGCGATCAGACGGTGTAAACCTAGCGCCGGACCCTCTCGAAACGAACGCTCGCGTCGCGGTGACGGTCGGGATCAGTGATCGATCGTGATTCCTCGAGTTCGGACCGGTGCAGACGCGACGACTCGAGGGCCGACCCGACGCGACGCGATTGCGTGGTTTCCGACGGTTCCGAACGGAGCGTGATACGTCAGTCGGTCGCTCGCAGTCGAATCGTGATTCCGTCCGGATCCGTGCATTCGATGCCGTCGCCGTCGTCGTCGGCAGTGACCGAGACGCCGTCATCGATCAACCGCTCCCGGATCGCATCGATCGCGTCCGCGTCCGGCACGAGGAGTTCGAACCACTCGAGCCCCAGGCCGTCGGCCGGCGTCGACCGCTCACCCCACGTGTTCACCCCGATGTGATGGTGATAGCCGCCCGCCGCGAAGAAGCACGCGCCCGGCGCGAACGACATCGACACGTCGAATCCCAGCGTCTCCGCGTAGAACGAGCGCGCCGCCTCGAGCGAGGACACCTCGAGATGGACGTGGCCGAGGGTCGTTCCGTCGGGTACCAGTTGCGGGCCGTTCGAACCCGTCCCGTCGTCGGCCGCGGCTGCGAGATCGGCGAGGTCGAGCGGACCCCCGGCAGCCCGGATCGAGCCGTCCTCGGTCCGCGGCCACGCGTCCCGCGGTCGATCGCGGTAGATCTCGACGCCGTTGCCCTCGGGATCGGTACAGTACAGCGCCTCGCTGACGCCGTGGTCGGAGGCTCCCTCGAGGCTCCAGCGGTCGCGAATCCGCGCCAGTGCGCTCCCCAGCGCCTCGCGCGAGGGGACCCTGAACGCGTTGTGATAGAGCCCGGTCTCTCGCTCGCCGCGCTGCTCGGTGCTCGGGTCCTCGAGCAACTCGAGTAGCGGCGTCTCGCCGGTGCCGAGCGTCGCCCTCGTCTCGTCTCGGTTCCGGACGCGGAGGCCGACGATGTCGCGATAGAATTCGATCATCGCCGCCCGGTCGGCGACGGAGAGTGCGGTCCGACCGGGGCGAGTCTCGTCCGGAAGCGCCGGGGATCGGCTCATACGTTTCCTACGGGAGTGTGCCTCGTAAGTGGCTCTTTCGGCCGCCGCGGGGACTGGGGGCCGAGTCGTCGTTACTGTTCACCGCGTTTTTCACCGGTCTCGTCGACGAGCCGATAGGTCCGCCCGCGACGCTCGCCGACGGCCTCGATCAGGTCGTAGTGGACCATCTTCGTCAGGTAATTGCGAAGCGTCCGCCTCGTTTTCGGCTCCTCGACGCGGCGCTCGTACGCCGCGTAGAGGTCGCCGGGTTCGATCTCGCCCGCCTCGGCGATCACGTCGTACAGCACCCGCTGGTGTTCGATCAGCCCCTCGACCGTCTTCCGGCGGATCGCCGTCCGCGCGTCCGGGATCGCCGCCTCGATGATTCCGTCAGTGATCGATTCCACTCCCCGTCGTTCCGCACGGCGAGCGGCCGACCGGAGGATCCCGATTCCCACGCGGGCGTCGCCCGAGGCCGCGTCGGCGATCGTTCGCAACTGCGCGTCGGCCACGACTCCCGGCTCGAGGGCTTTCTCCGCCCGCTCGCCGAGAATCGCGGTGAGTTCGTCGGTGCCGTAGCGATCGAACCGGACGCGGGTCCCGGCGCGGAGCCGCGACCGAACGCGGTCGTCGAAGCCCGCGAACAGCTCTACCTCGCGGTTGGCGATCAACACGGGCGAGACGTGGGGCAACCGATGAAGGTCGTACAGCGCGGCCGTCTCCTCTAACTGGTCGACCTCGTCCAGAATCGCGACGATCGGCCCGTCGTCCGCCCGGGAAAGCCGCTCGAACAGTTCGTCTTTCGGCGTCGATCGATGGACGCCGACTGCCCGATCGATCGCCTCGAGGACGCTGCAGAGCACCCGAAACCGCGTGTATTCCTGCCAGCAGTTGACGTAGGCGACCCGGACCGTCGGCTCCCGCTCGCACAGCTGG includes these proteins:
- a CDS encoding response regulator, yielding MSKPDSPRAEPAQILLVEDNPGDVRLTKEAFKQGRIENDLHVVSDGTEALDFLSQRDPYADAPRPDLVLLDLNLPGKDGEEVLEELKDDPALRSIPVIVLTSSRAEEDIVKSYELHANAYLTKPVDPDEFIETVRAFEKFWFSVVRLPPEVDK
- a CDS encoding PAS domain-containing protein, producing the protein MAAADSSSDTPRSRIRCQEAVAELGRTALESSDLDNLLTDAAGIVRSVLEVDACSVLELRPDGDTAVRRAGVGRDGNAAGSATLPADTDSWVGRALESAAPVVVTRDPDERSRNASALAEHDDAGVLGVGIGSPADPWGAFGVRTTGDREFAEHEIEFVESVAALLAAAIENYRARRQGPANDAVANGIVETSPTGITVVDADGGIAFANERAAEIFGRTRTEITALSADDPCWDARGETGEPIPADELPFERVIDTGTDVFDHEMNVRRPDGSRVWLSINGSPLETKNGEVTSAVFAVEDVTERKRLETELETTFDRVTDAFFGLDSEWNFTYVNGRARELIDPDGQGLLGENVWDAFPAAVGSTFETEYRRAMDAQEPTSFEEYFPPLDAWYEVHAYPSETGLSVYFQDVTERNETERELAETNRTLQRLYAITADSEPSFDEKIDDLLALGRERLGLEGGFLARIDEAEDRFEVTHATGGIDGLQPGEVMPLSTAYCKQTVESDDLLAFTDSPVEHGVSEDAYDEWGLDSYMGGRIIVDGEPYGTLCFEDESSRSEPFTPAERSFVELSTQWVSYELERRARQRDLEESEWRYRTLVEQFPNGLVALFDEEMEYTLAGGEILDEIDLSVSEFVGQTVQERYEGETRETFESNFRAALAGEHRSFEFAMHDREWTAHTLPVEDDRGDVFAGMLMVQDVTEVKAKQRQLREREARLERFKEFTDDVLDAVDDLFYVLDETGDLKRWNKTLTEVTGYTNAEVESMHALEFFEDEDANRVATAIGDAFETGHTRVEATIRTKDGAEVPYEFIASTLENPDGDPVVTGIGRDVTDQRESQRKLEALVDDLEESNQRLEQFAYAASHDLQEPLRMISSYLTLVERRYADALDDDAEEFIEFAVDGADRMQEMIDGLLQYSRVDTQGDSFRPVDCETVLADVLADLEVRIDETDAEITVDSLPQVYGDPGQLRQLFQNLLDNAITYSGDGTPRISVFAEKTDAKWMISVRDRGIGIEPSDADRIFQVFDRLHSHEEYAGTGIGLALCQRITERHDGEITVASDPGEGSTFTVELPAVPETATPLEGDDGATDADFPTDE
- a CDS encoding VOC family protein, which translates into the protein MSRSPALPDETRPGRTALSVADRAAMIEFYRDIVGLRVRNRDETRATLGTGETPLLELLEDPSTEQRGERETGLYHNAFRVPSREALGSALARIRDRWSLEGASDHGVSEALYCTDPEGNGVEIYRDRPRDAWPRTEDGSIRAAGGPLDLADLAAAADDGTGSNGPQLVPDGTTLGHVHLEVSSLEAARSFYAETLGFDVSMSFAPGACFFAAGGYHHHIGVNTWGERSTPADGLGLEWFELLVPDADAIDAIRERLIDDGVSVTADDDGDGIECTDPDGITIRLRATD
- a CDS encoding Cdc6/Cdc18 family protein, with protein sequence MIVDGRVLREDFVPSEVVHRHDEVTLLSESLEPLLSDGRPNPAFLFGPTGVGKTCIARYALAQLCEREPTVRVAYVNCWQEYTRFRVLCSVLEAIDRAVGVHRSTPKDELFERLSRADDGPIVAILDEVDQLEETAALYDLHRLPHVSPVLIANREVELFAGFDDRVRSRLRAGTRVRFDRYGTDELTAILGERAEKALEPGVVADAQLRTIADAASGDARVGIGILRSAARRAERRGVESITDGIIEAAIPDARTAIRRKTVEGLIEHQRVLYDVIAEAGEIEPGDLYAAYERRVEEPKTRRTLRNYLTKMVHYDLIEAVGERRGRTYRLVDETGEKRGEQ